The Hippoglossus stenolepis isolate QCI-W04-F060 chromosome 3, HSTE1.2, whole genome shotgun sequence genomic sequence GCTAAGTGGAGCTAAATTAACAAGCACAACTTTACTAACTTGCAAATTGCAATGACTCAATGACCTCAATGAATGTACCCACCTTCCCTGACAGGAGATGGTGACGTCCACAGCATTTTGAACCAACTCCGTCGCCATTGACACAACATTGGTCACCTGTACGATCTCTACACTTTCAATACCCTCTGCAGGGTTGAAATATGAGAGAGATTTTAACACTGTTAAACAGCACTGTTTTCATTAAAGCATTATATTATCAGATGAGGAATAATCTAccataacaacaaaaaacatgtttgcttaCGGACGACATCCACAGAAGTGGCAAGGGAGCCATAACGGTAGACCATACAATCAGCCGCCAGCTCTGGTGCTTGTCGTTTAGCCAAAACAAGAGCAACTTGAGCTGGATCTGCTTCCACTTCAGCTGTAACTTCCCCTTCACCTGGAGCAGCCTCTTCCTCAACAGCTGGTATCTCTGGGgagaaatagagaaaatgtGTCATAATATCTCTGTAACAAGagcagcttttttattttgtgtgtactTAGTTTAGATTAAAATAGATACTCAcccacagcagctacagtagCTACAACTTCATTCTCAGTTTCCTGTACTTCAGCCTCAGTATCAGCTGCAGCATCCACTGGTGCTGCTTCTTCTACAACTGTGGCCTCAGTGGCAACAGGAGCGACAACGTTATCAGCAGGGGCTGCTGTTGCAGCTGGGACaacctctgctgcagcatcagcatcagtaGCCACAACTTCAGCTTCTTGCTCCACAGTTTCTTCTGCCACAGGAGCAACAGTGACTCCAGCAGTGACCTCAACTGCagtttcttctccctctgcaaCAGGGGCAACTGAGGCAGCAGCATCAATCACAGGCACATTTTCTTCAGTGACAGCTGTTGCAGCATCTgtatctgcagcagcttcatcagCAACAGCTGTATCGGCATCTACAGCCGCTGTATCGGCATCTACCGCCGCTGTATCGTCAGCAGCTGTCTCGACAGCAGCTGTATCGGCAGCAGCTGTATCGACAACAGCTGTATCGGCAGCAGCCGTATCGACAGCAGCTGTCTCTGCATCTGCCGGCTCTTCAGCTGCAGGTGCAACAGGGGCAGCAGTGGCTGCCTCCCCTGTTGTAgcatctgtttcctctgcagcagcatctacctctgcagcagcatctacctctgcagcagcatctaccactgcagcagcatctaCCTCTACAGCAGCATTGGCAGGATCTTCTTCTGGAACAACAGCTGCATCAACTCCTGCAGGTGCTACCGAGGCAACCTCTATTACCTCTGCATCTGTATCAACAACTGCTTCTCCATCGACTGTATCTGCAGCTGTGTCGGCTGGCTGGACAGAAGCAGCAAGCGGGGTGGCGTCAGAAGCAGGGACATCCAGCGCAATTGCATCTCCTGCCTCAGCTGGTGCTGCTGGAGTGGGGTCTATCACAATaactgctggagctgcagaggcgTCAACaggagccacagagagagaagttaAAAACAACGGAGCGAAACAGAATTCAGACATCACATAGGATGgcatttacaaaacaaatgatGAGTACAAAATCTTACAAGCAGTGGGGTTTCCGCAGTCGCCGGGGATGGTTGCCATCAGCACCACCTGAGGCTTGAAGGCCCCAACAGcgaggtatgtgtgtgtgacagtttgcTCTCTGGAGATCAGAGTCCCACTGCTGTCGCCAAAGTCCCAGCTGAAGCTGATGTCGGCGTTGCCGAGATACTGGCTGGGATCATGGAGCTTAATGCTGAAAGCAATAGCTCGGTTTTGGATGAAGTTCTGGTCGTCCTGGTTTATGTCACTGAGTTGGGCAAGTGATATGCTGAAGGGAACCTGGTCTGATGACAGATCAAAAGATGTTGGGATGTTGTGATGGGGATTGTTAAAGGTTTGAGTTACAAATTGTTGAATGGGGTACCTGTGACAGAGAAGACTGAGGAGGCGTAGCCGAGCGGGATGAACTTGTCTTTGCCGCGGCAGTGATAGATGACAACCTCCATGTTATAGGAGCCCAGGGGAACATTGTCTGTACCGATtgtgagggaggaggacggTCCATCTGCCACCTGCCAGTATCGCCCTTGAACACAGCAACAATGGGATCATTTACAGTAAACTGGTAATCAATGCACAACTCAGTTCAATTACACCTGGAGACCCACTAGATATCACTcattatacagtaaatatgatgAAGCTGGttcatgtttaatttgtgtgtaaGTACAGTAGAATTATTTGAACACAAACTCATATAAAAAATACCATATAAAACTCCTCAAAGGGCTTCATAGATAGACACATAGTAATGTACAACCCATAAAAAATTAACAGCACACTTTATATTCAGTGTGTATTTCCTGTTACAGTGTGTCTCCATATTAAGGGTGATGATGACACATCTACCAcatatacagtaaaatgttAGAGACAATCACAGCTTCGTCACATGCCCCAA encodes the following:
- the LOC118102022 gene encoding transmembrane glycoprotein NMB, whose protein sequence is MTTVALLLLLTFAFTSASAIQRRSQFTRYRSWNSRMYPVWKDGDTRFRNCWFGGEVTFDLKSDGPTLTGARTTFNINLNFPPNQTALSDGQVVWARNCTIDGQQYQEGQAVYPNQDTEQTGLFPDGTPFNRSQNKKPHYVFVWKTWGRYWQVADGPSSSLTIGTDNVPLGSYNMEVVIYHCRGKDKFIPLGYASSVFSVTDQVPFSISLAQLSDINQDDQNFIQNRAIAFSIKLHDPSQYLGNADISFSWDFGDSSGTLISREQTVTHTYLAVGAFKPQVVLMATIPGDCGNPTASPAVIVIDPTPAAPAEAGDAIALDVPASDATPLAASVQPADTAADTVDGEAVVDTDAEVIEVASVAPAGVDAAVVPEEDPANAAVEVDAAAVVDAAAEVDAAAEVDAAAEETDATTGEAATAAPVAPAAEEPADAETAAVDTAAADTAVVDTAAADTAAVETAADDTAAVDADTAAVDADTAVADEAAADTDAATAVTEENVPVIDAAASVAPVAEGEETAVEVTAGVTVAPVAEETVEQEAEVVATDADAAAEVVPAATAAPADNVVAPVATEATVVEEAAPVDAAADTEAEVQETENEVVATVAAVEIPAVEEEAAPGEGEVTAEVEADPAQVALVLAKRQAPELAADCMVYRYGSLATSVDVVQGIESVEIVQVTNVVSMATELVQNAVDVTISCQGSLPSEVCTVISDADCITPVETICIAATPSPDCQMILRQFFNDSGVFCINVSLTNDVSLAVASARVSVTVASGGSPAGTAATVLGVMVLACVVCCIGLMYRRFKQYQPLREDQSGGSSTVTSVPLLLWNLLSRQSPGESRPLLQGRMV